In the genome of Manis javanica isolate MJ-LG chromosome 17, MJ_LKY, whole genome shotgun sequence, one region contains:
- the RDH13 gene encoding retinol dehydrogenase 13 isoform X2, with the protein MRCPHWTTEDGFEMQFGVNYLGHFLLTHLLLDKLKASAPSRIINLSSLAHVAGHIDFDDLNWEKKKYDTKAAYCQSKLAVVLFTRELSRQLQGTGVTVNALHPGVARTELGRHTGMHSSAFSSFTLGPIFWLLVKSPHLAAQPSTYLAVAEELEGISGKYFDGLKEKAPAPEAEDEEVARRLWAASAHLVGLEMPGGSSVKGQFLPK; encoded by the exons ATGCGGTGCCCCCACTGGACCACTGAGGACGGCTTCGAGATGCAATTTGGTGTTAACTACCTGG GTCACTTCCTGTTGACACACTTGCTGCTGGACAAGCTGAAAGCCTCAGCCCCTTCTCGGATCATTAACCTCTCGTCCTTGGCCCATGTTGCTGGGCACATAGACTTTGATGACCTGAACTGGGAGAAGAAGAAGTACGACACGAAGGCTGCCTACTGCCAGAGCAAGCTGGCCGTCGTCCTCTTCACCAGGGAGCTGAGTCGGCAGCtgcaag GCACTGGCGTGACTGTCAATGCTCTGCACCCTGGCGTGGCCAGGACAGAGCTGGGGAGACACACCGGCATGCACAGCTCTGCCTTCTCCAGCTTCACGCTTG GGCCCATCTTCTGGCTGCTGGTCAAGAGCCCCCACCTGGCAGCCCAGCCCAGCACGTACCTGGCTGTGGCAGAGGAATTGGAGGGCATTTCCGGAAAGTACTTTGATGGCCTCAAGGAGAAGGCTCCAGCCCCGGAAGCTGAGGACGAGGAGGTAGCCCGGAGGCTTTGGGCTGCAAGTGCCCACCTGGTGGGCCTGGAGATGCCTGGTGGGTCCTCTGTGAAGGGACAGTTCCTCCCCAAATAA